One segment of Alistipes finegoldii DSM 17242 DNA contains the following:
- a CDS encoding glycosyltransferase family 4 protein: protein MKIVVTGTRGIPGIMGGVETHCEELFPRIARKGFDVTVIRRKSYVHDTLRQYEGITLVDLATPKKKSFEAIVHTFRAVLEAKKLKAEIIHIHAVGPALLTPVARLLGLKVVFTHHGPDYDRDKWGAAAKTVLRLGEMMGARFANEIIVISNVINDMLIRKYHRKECHLIYNGVPAPQIVDFPEYLEETGVEKGKYIFSMCRFVPEKNLHHLIEAFSKTDNKGCRLVLAGDTDFEDEYSAGLKKYAREQGVVLTGFIKGKKLHALLTHARCFVLPSSHEGLPIALLEAMSYRLPVIVSDIPANLEVGLEKEAYFPVGDIAALAQKLQQNIDAPYRQKEYPMEKYDWDAIAEQTAAVYEKCAKPRPER, encoded by the coding sequence ATGAAAATAGTCGTCACCGGCACCCGTGGGATTCCCGGCATCATGGGCGGCGTGGAAACGCACTGCGAAGAGCTGTTTCCGCGTATCGCCCGGAAGGGATTCGACGTAACCGTAATACGGCGGAAAAGCTACGTGCACGACACGCTGCGGCAATACGAGGGAATCACGCTCGTCGATCTCGCAACCCCGAAAAAGAAGTCGTTCGAAGCGATCGTCCATACGTTCCGGGCCGTCCTCGAAGCCAAAAAGCTGAAAGCCGAGATCATCCACATCCACGCCGTCGGCCCGGCGCTGCTGACGCCGGTCGCACGCCTGCTGGGACTGAAGGTGGTATTTACCCACCACGGACCGGATTACGACCGGGACAAATGGGGTGCGGCGGCCAAAACGGTACTCAGACTGGGTGAAATGATGGGCGCACGCTTCGCCAATGAAATCATCGTGATTTCGAACGTCATAAACGACATGCTGATCCGCAAATACCACCGCAAAGAGTGTCACCTGATTTACAACGGGGTTCCGGCTCCCCAGATCGTCGATTTTCCGGAATATCTCGAAGAAACGGGCGTCGAAAAGGGGAAATACATCTTCAGCATGTGCCGCTTCGTCCCGGAAAAGAACCTGCACCACCTGATCGAAGCCTTCTCGAAGACCGACAACAAGGGGTGCAGACTGGTGCTGGCCGGAGATACGGATTTCGAAGACGAGTACTCCGCAGGACTCAAAAAATACGCACGGGAACAGGGCGTCGTCCTGACCGGCTTCATCAAGGGGAAAAAGCTGCACGCCCTTCTCACCCACGCCCGCTGCTTCGTGCTGCCCTCTTCGCACGAAGGGCTTCCGATCGCATTGCTGGAAGCGATGAGTTACAGACTGCCCGTCATCGTAAGCGACATTCCGGCCAATCTGGAGGTCGGTCTTGAAAAAGAGGCTTATTTCCCCGTCGGCGACATAGCCGCGCTGGCGCAGAAGCTCCAGCAGAACATCGACGCACCCTATCGGCAAAAGGAATATCCGATGGAAAAATACGACTGGGACGCTATCGCCGAACAAACGGCCGCAGTATATGAAAAATGCGCAAAGCCCCGGCCGGAACGGTAA
- a CDS encoding glycosyltransferase: MKVLILNPILFTADNNVIPQVKSIKDTMIYNMCLGFKRLGHDVTLAAAEEYAPAEKEAYDFEILFFKSDFKRIFPPAMLPFSPELWPYIKKNEKSFDLLISSEVFSFQSLLAARICPEKTIIWQELTDHQNKFHRLPSKIWHNVIVRLFMQRIAAVAPRSGPAYKFISKYMPQTVKQIVDHGINVDKFTYSEKKERQIISSSQLILRKNIDGIIRIFQQFHEMEAYEDIKLLIAGRGEEEANLKKLVSELKLSESVRFLGFLPQQTLNKYIRESLCFLINTRKDLNMVSIPESIVSGTPILTNTQPASAGYIQANKLGIAKNQWGVDELKEIIDNNSFYVKNCIGYRENLTNIHSAQLLTDIYKKSIQKQ, translated from the coding sequence ATGAAGGTATTGATATTGAATCCGATCCTTTTTACGGCGGACAACAATGTAATTCCGCAAGTCAAATCCATAAAAGACACGATGATTTACAACATGTGTCTAGGATTCAAACGACTGGGACACGATGTAACATTAGCCGCCGCCGAAGAGTATGCTCCTGCGGAAAAAGAAGCGTATGATTTCGAAATTCTTTTTTTTAAATCGGACTTTAAACGAATTTTCCCGCCGGCCATGTTGCCCTTTTCTCCTGAGCTATGGCCATATATCAAAAAAAATGAAAAATCATTCGATTTGCTGATCTCCAGCGAAGTATTTTCGTTCCAGTCTTTATTAGCAGCAAGAATCTGTCCCGAAAAAACTATAATTTGGCAAGAACTGACCGATCATCAAAACAAATTCCATCGACTTCCATCGAAAATATGGCATAATGTCATTGTTCGTTTATTCATGCAAAGGATTGCAGCAGTAGCTCCCCGCTCAGGGCCAGCTTACAAATTTATTAGCAAATATATGCCGCAAACAGTAAAGCAAATCGTTGATCATGGAATTAATGTCGATAAATTCACCTATTCCGAAAAAAAAGAACGCCAAATAATCAGTTCGTCCCAATTGATTCTCAGAAAAAATATCGACGGAATAATTCGGATTTTCCAGCAATTCCATGAAATGGAAGCATATGAAGACATTAAATTGTTGATAGCCGGGCGAGGTGAAGAAGAAGCAAATTTAAAAAAATTAGTGTCGGAATTAAAACTCTCGGAAAGTGTCCGATTTCTTGGATTTTTACCTCAGCAAACACTGAATAAATATATCCGAGAATCTCTTTGCTTTCTTATCAATACGCGAAAAGATCTGAATATGGTTTCCATTCCGGAATCCATCGTTTCAGGGACCCCGATTCTGACAAACACTCAACCGGCTTCAGCCGGCTACATCCAAGCGAATAAGCTGGGAATAGCCAAGAATCAATGGGGAGTAGACGAGCTAAAAGAAATCATCGACAACAATTCCTTTTATGTCAAAAATTGTATCGGCTACCGGGAAAACCTAACGAATATCCATTCCGCCCAATTATTAACGGACATCTATAAAAAATCAATTCAAAAACAGTAA
- a CDS encoding MBOAT family O-acyltransferase, which yields MLFNSFVFLLAFPTIFAAYYLCPIKWRSWLLLLISYAVYMNWVPVYALILLWVTLTTYTGAHYISRNSPKNKLKMTVAGILTLLPLLFFKYYNFINGIVYDILTTLHLRIEINTMHWAAPIGISFFSFQAYGYLADVYYRRTDCERNLRDYALFISFFPQIASGPISKAKDLLPQIKSLKTFDADKATQGLKLLLWGLFLKVVLADRLGLYVDSIYDNYTYQTGFSLFVASLCYSLQIYGDFAGYSLMAIGVAKVLGFDLINNFNRPYFATSITDFWHRWHISLSIWLRDYVYIPLGGSRCSKLRTYWNIFATFLVSGIWHGANWTFIIWGIIHGVAQIAEKALRLQKYEGGGNRRLRIIITFLIVNFAWIFFRMPSITDACKVIGKIFTDFGTTLFLSNNSNMIYMLVAVCILFFKDMRDEFFPRRFLFFENRNIAIRWSSYLFLMFLILLTGVLDSGQFIYVNF from the coding sequence ATGCTGTTCAATTCATTTGTATTTCTACTTGCATTCCCGACAATCTTCGCCGCATATTATCTCTGTCCGATAAAATGGCGCAGCTGGCTTCTATTGCTGATAAGCTATGCAGTCTATATGAACTGGGTGCCCGTATACGCATTGATCCTCTTGTGGGTAACTCTGACGACCTATACCGGCGCTCATTATATATCCCGCAACAGCCCCAAGAACAAGCTAAAAATGACCGTCGCAGGAATTTTGACCTTGCTGCCGCTGCTTTTCTTCAAATACTACAATTTTATAAATGGCATCGTATACGATATATTGACGACCCTCCACCTGCGCATCGAAATAAATACAATGCATTGGGCCGCTCCCATCGGCATATCCTTCTTTTCATTTCAGGCATACGGATATCTGGCGGACGTATATTACAGACGGACCGACTGCGAACGCAACCTCCGGGACTATGCACTGTTCATTTCATTTTTTCCGCAAATAGCTTCGGGGCCTATCAGCAAGGCGAAGGACCTGCTGCCGCAAATCAAAAGTCTCAAAACTTTCGATGCCGACAAAGCGACACAGGGGTTGAAACTGTTGTTATGGGGCTTGTTCCTAAAAGTCGTGTTAGCAGACCGATTAGGTCTGTACGTAGACAGCATTTATGACAATTACACCTATCAGACGGGGTTCTCCCTGTTCGTCGCCAGTTTGTGTTATTCGCTGCAAATATACGGAGACTTTGCAGGTTATTCGTTAATGGCTATCGGAGTAGCCAAAGTCTTGGGATTCGATCTGATCAATAACTTCAACCGCCCCTATTTCGCAACCAGCATAACCGACTTCTGGCACCGATGGCACATTTCGCTGTCCATCTGGCTCCGTGATTACGTATATATTCCGCTAGGCGGCAGCAGATGCAGCAAATTACGCACCTATTGGAATATTTTCGCGACTTTTCTGGTCTCCGGAATCTGGCACGGCGCGAATTGGACATTCATCATATGGGGAATTATTCACGGAGTCGCGCAAATAGCCGAAAAGGCATTGCGTCTTCAGAAGTATGAAGGGGGGGGGAATCGCCGGCTTCGTATTATCATCACATTCCTTATCGTCAACTTCGCATGGATATTTTTCCGGATGCCCTCGATAACGGACGCATGCAAGGTCATCGGCAAAATATTCACGGATTTCGGGACTACCCTGTTTTTATCAAACAACAGCAATATGATCTACATGCTCGTCGCCGTCTGCATATTGTTTTTTAAAGACATGCGCGACGAATTCTTCCCACGCCGGTTTCTCTTCTTCGAAAACAGAAACATAGCAATCAGGTGGAGTTCCTATCTGTTTCTAATGTTTCTAATCCTTCTGACAGGCGTATTGGATTCCGGACAATTCATTTATGTAAACTTCTAA
- a CDS encoding glycosyltransferase, producing MNITFLLRLWPVYGGGETVTICLANEMIKRGWNVSVLYFKNNTRADLPFIDPAIKAVQIPDIRCDEFTTRFPDADKVTGYLKEYIQENDIHYLVNQWWPVEYIRGIRGRYKTKIITCLHQALYTPMIEGTGINGFLKKRCTSLYKFWKKRHSCRQVTKFLPHTDKYIFLSPAFQRQYEQFANYKNTNSQLGAIPNPLVYPNEMRPEDLQSKEKTVLLVGRMVEIQKRITRAIKIWRAIENDPRLDEWNFRIVGEGPDLAMYKQLAEALGLKRISFEGFRNPQPYYKQAAIFMMTSAFEGFPMTLVEAQQCGVVPVVMDSYLSLHDIVETGYNGIIVSNEDLTGYVNKMKELMTDTSLREKLAMKGLHSCRRFCVEEIVNNWEELFNDLSANRR from the coding sequence ATGAATATAACCTTTCTGCTACGTCTGTGGCCCGTATACGGCGGCGGAGAAACCGTAACGATCTGCCTTGCCAACGAAATGATAAAGCGAGGATGGAATGTATCCGTCTTGTATTTTAAAAACAATACGCGGGCCGACCTGCCTTTCATCGATCCAGCCATAAAGGCCGTTCAAATACCCGATATCCGCTGCGACGAGTTTACGACACGCTTTCCCGATGCCGACAAAGTAACCGGCTATCTGAAAGAATATATTCAGGAAAACGACATCCATTATCTTGTCAATCAATGGTGGCCGGTCGAATATATCCGTGGAATAAGGGGACGGTATAAGACAAAGATCATCACATGTCTCCATCAGGCACTTTATACCCCAATGATCGAGGGAACGGGAATAAACGGATTCCTGAAAAAAAGATGCACTTCGCTGTATAAATTCTGGAAAAAGAGACATAGTTGCAGGCAGGTGACAAAGTTCCTACCGCATACGGATAAATATATTTTCCTGTCTCCAGCCTTTCAACGTCAGTACGAGCAATTTGCCAACTATAAAAATACAAATAGCCAGTTGGGTGCCATCCCCAATCCGCTGGTTTACCCGAACGAAATGCGGCCCGAAGATTTGCAGTCGAAAGAGAAGACCGTTCTTCTCGTAGGTCGGATGGTGGAAATCCAGAAACGCATAACGCGGGCAATCAAAATATGGCGCGCTATTGAAAACGATCCCCGCTTGGACGAGTGGAACTTCCGGATTGTCGGCGAAGGACCGGATTTGGCCATGTATAAACAACTGGCGGAGGCGTTAGGATTAAAACGGATTTCGTTCGAAGGCTTCCGAAATCCGCAGCCCTATTACAAGCAGGCCGCCATTTTCATGATGACCTCTGCCTTCGAAGGGTTTCCCATGACATTGGTCGAAGCACAACAATGCGGTGTCGTTCCGGTTGTAATGGATTCCTACCTGTCGCTGCACGACATCGTCGAAACCGGATACAACGGCATCATCGTTTCCAATGAAGACCTTACGGGCTATGTAAACAAAATGAAAGAGCTGATGACAGACACCTCCCTTCGGGAAAAACTGGCAATGAAGGGCCTGCACTCCTGCCGCAGGTTCTGCGTAGAAGAGATTGTCAACAATTGGGAAGAACTGTTCAACGACCTAAGTGCAAACCGCCGATGA
- a CDS encoding radical SAM protein: protein MSAENIPHPTDASIILTYRCPMKCKMCNIWFNPTKKDDEIKAADLRTLPRLKFINLTGGEPFVREDLAEIVEECYKHTDRIVISTSGWFEDKVVALAKQFPNIGIRISIEGLSCKNDELRGHAGGFDKGLRTLLTLKQMGLKDIGFGCTVSNNNSKDMLSLYQLSLSLGMEFATAAFHNSYYFHKDDNVITNKDEVCKNFEQLIEWQLQENHPKSWFRAWFNMGLINYIEGGRRMLPCEAGSANFFIDPFGEVYPCNGLEEKYWQKSMGNIHETPDFMNIWESDRAQEVRAMVRKCPKNCWMVGTASPVMHKYMKYPLRWALRNKLRSLRGKPASLDKKWCDVGQDPMQGDLREKF, encoded by the coding sequence ATGTCTGCTGAAAATATCCCGCACCCCACCGACGCCAGCATCATCCTGACCTATCGCTGTCCGATGAAATGCAAGATGTGCAACATCTGGTTCAACCCCACGAAAAAAGACGACGAAATCAAAGCTGCGGACCTTCGTACGCTGCCGCGCCTGAAATTCATCAACCTGACCGGCGGAGAACCCTTCGTCCGCGAAGATCTGGCGGAGATCGTGGAGGAGTGCTACAAACATACGGACCGCATCGTCATCTCCACGTCCGGATGGTTCGAAGACAAAGTCGTGGCCTTGGCCAAACAATTCCCGAACATCGGCATCCGCATCTCGATCGAAGGCCTGAGCTGCAAGAACGACGAGCTGCGCGGACATGCCGGCGGCTTCGACAAAGGGCTGAGAACACTGCTCACGCTGAAGCAAATGGGGCTGAAAGACATCGGATTCGGCTGCACCGTATCGAACAACAATTCCAAGGATATGCTCTCGCTCTATCAGCTGTCGCTGTCCTTGGGCATGGAGTTCGCTACGGCGGCTTTCCACAACTCCTATTATTTCCACAAGGACGACAACGTAATCACCAACAAGGACGAGGTGTGCAAAAACTTCGAACAGCTGATCGAATGGCAGTTGCAGGAGAACCATCCGAAAAGCTGGTTCCGCGCATGGTTCAATATGGGGCTGATCAACTACATCGAAGGCGGCCGCCGCATGCTGCCGTGCGAAGCGGGTTCGGCGAACTTCTTCATCGATCCTTTCGGCGAGGTGTATCCGTGCAACGGTCTCGAAGAGAAATACTGGCAGAAATCTATGGGCAATATCCACGAAACGCCCGACTTCATGAATATCTGGGAGAGCGACCGGGCGCAGGAAGTCCGCGCCATGGTCCGGAAATGCCCGAAAAACTGCTGGATGGTCGGTACGGCCAGTCCTGTAATGCACAAATACATGAAATACCCGCTGAGGTGGGCGCTCAGAAACAAGCTCCGCAGCCTGCGGGGAAAACCGGCCAGTCTGGACAAGAAGTGGTGCGATGTCGGCCAAGACCCGATGCAGGGCGATTTGCGGGAAAAATTCTAA
- the ybaK gene encoding Cys-tRNA(Pro) deacylase — translation MAHGKVEKTNAARLLDRAKINYELVPYEVDEEHLAATHVAEQLGEEIATVFKTLVLKGDRTGYFVCVVPGNHEVDLKAAARVSGNKKADLIPMKELLPVTGYIRGGCSPVGMKKRFPTYIHSSAGEHPFIYISAGVRGLQLKIAPAELIAFVGATVAEISREG, via the coding sequence ATGGCACACGGAAAAGTCGAAAAGACGAATGCGGCGCGGCTGCTCGACCGTGCGAAGATAAATTACGAGCTCGTTCCCTACGAGGTGGACGAAGAGCATCTGGCGGCGACGCACGTCGCTGAACAGCTGGGCGAGGAGATCGCCACGGTTTTCAAGACCCTCGTGCTGAAAGGCGACCGGACGGGATACTTCGTCTGCGTGGTGCCGGGGAATCACGAGGTCGATCTCAAGGCCGCGGCCCGCGTGTCGGGCAACAAGAAGGCCGATCTGATTCCGATGAAGGAACTGCTGCCCGTGACGGGTTATATACGCGGCGGCTGTTCGCCGGTCGGCATGAAAAAGCGCTTCCCGACTTATATCCACTCTTCGGCCGGGGAGCATCCGTTCATCTATATCAGCGCCGGCGTCCGGGGCCTGCAACTGAAAATCGCCCCGGCAGAGCTGATAGCATTCGTCGGGGCGACCGTGGCTGAGATCAGCCGGGAAGGGTAG
- a CDS encoding glycosyltransferase yields the protein MAVAELKNTSDYILFFGAVDHYKGVDILISAYNRHPESDKHKLVIAGLGNLDKITEPNIIRLNRFIEDAEVRDLFTKAAIVVYPYRSATMSGVLSLAFYFRKKVVMSDVPFFKEYANRDSLFFKAGNVEDLADKLQQALDSGSASTNANLYPEFYSENILEQDYINLYSSPANKQM from the coding sequence ATGGCTGTTGCTGAATTAAAAAATACATCCGACTATATTTTATTTTTCGGAGCTGTCGATCATTACAAAGGAGTAGACATATTGATCAGTGCCTACAATCGACACCCCGAATCCGACAAACATAAATTAGTCATTGCCGGTTTGGGTAATTTAGACAAAATAACCGAGCCAAACATCATAAGACTGAACCGGTTCATCGAGGATGCCGAAGTCCGAGATCTATTCACCAAAGCCGCAATCGTAGTTTATCCGTATCGTTCGGCCACCATGTCGGGCGTGCTTTCCCTTGCGTTCTATTTCAGGAAGAAAGTCGTGATGTCAGACGTGCCTTTTTTCAAAGAATACGCCAACCGGGACTCGCTGTTCTTCAAAGCCGGAAATGTCGAAGATCTGGCCGACAAGCTGCAGCAGGCATTGGATTCCGGCAGCGCCAGCACAAATGCGAATCTGTATCCAGAATTCTATTCAGAGAATATATTGGAACAAGACTATATAAATCTGTACTCATCCCCTGCGAACAAACAGATGTGA
- a CDS encoding glycosyltransferase: MKVLLANKFYYRRGGDCVCTLNLEQLLKDHNHDTAVFAMQHPENFPTPWSKYFPSEIRFSPGPNILETFRRPFGSKEVKRKFNALLDDFQPDVVHLNNIHTQLSPLIAELAHRRGIKVVWTLHDLKLLCPRYDCLRNGETICEACFTDKHKVLENKCMKNSWLVSILAYKEARKWNRERLEACTDSFICPSQFLADKMIQGGFDRGKLHTLCNFIDVEKCADAAYLKKDYYCYIGRISHEKGIKTLIDAANRLPYKLVIIGKGPLDAEMKKLAGPNVEFAGFKQWNEIKRIVSQARFCVIPSESYENNPLSVIESQCLGTPVLGAQIGGIPELIQEDFNGLYFRSRDTDDLTAKIQAMYDAPFDHAAIALEAKKRYNSETYYKQLIQLYNL; this comes from the coding sequence ATGAAAGTTCTGCTCGCCAATAAATTCTACTACCGCCGCGGCGGAGACTGCGTATGCACGCTGAATCTGGAACAGTTGCTTAAAGACCACAATCACGATACTGCGGTATTCGCCATGCAACATCCGGAAAATTTCCCGACTCCGTGGAGCAAATATTTTCCGAGCGAAATACGCTTCTCGCCGGGTCCCAACATACTTGAAACCTTTAGACGGCCATTCGGTTCGAAAGAGGTAAAACGGAAATTCAACGCATTGCTGGATGATTTCCAGCCGGATGTCGTTCACCTGAACAATATCCACACGCAATTATCCCCTCTGATCGCCGAACTCGCCCATCGGAGAGGTATCAAAGTCGTATGGACGCTGCACGACCTGAAACTGCTATGTCCCCGGTACGATTGCCTGCGCAACGGGGAAACGATCTGCGAAGCATGTTTCACGGACAAACACAAGGTATTGGAGAACAAATGCATGAAAAACTCGTGGCTGGTGAGTATATTGGCGTATAAAGAAGCCCGGAAATGGAACAGGGAAAGGCTTGAGGCCTGCACCGATTCATTTATCTGCCCCAGTCAGTTCCTAGCCGACAAAATGATACAAGGCGGTTTCGATAGAGGCAAACTGCATACATTATGCAATTTTATCGACGTTGAAAAATGTGCAGACGCAGCCTATCTGAAAAAAGATTACTACTGCTACATCGGGCGCATATCGCATGAAAAGGGAATAAAGACTCTGATCGACGCCGCGAACCGACTGCCTTACAAATTGGTAATCATCGGCAAGGGTCCGCTGGATGCCGAAATGAAGAAACTCGCGGGGCCAAATGTCGAATTCGCCGGATTCAAGCAGTGGAATGAAATAAAACGAATTGTCAGTCAGGCCCGCTTTTGCGTCATTCCGTCCGAATCATATGAGAACAATCCGCTTTCCGTCATCGAATCCCAATGCTTGGGCACGCCGGTACTGGGCGCTCAAATCGGCGGTATTCCCGAATTGATTCAGGAGGACTTCAACGGTTTGTATTTCAGAAGCAGGGATACGGACGATCTGACCGCCAAAATTCAGGCCATGTATGACGCACCGTTCGACCATGCCGCCATCGCCCTCGAAGCGAAAAAGCGCTATAATTCGGAAACATACTATAAACAGCTCATACAGCTGTACAATCTATAA